tggagaaggatctttgtataatagaaaccatagtattgcacgtcccaataccccatgggaggtcgcgggagcaagcgaaagcttgctccctgccgggCGTTCATtaaatctacctacctacctacctacctcTTTCTTTTACGTGTGTGTTGAACACTTCCTCTCAAAATGCTAAGAGCGCTCAGAAATTTTACTACACATCGATATAGTAGATCTAGATCGTCTTTATCGATAACATGTCGAGGTAAGAAGGGAAAGGGGTTTAGTGCAAAGGCAGCTACTTTCAGTTTCTGATTGTTCAAATAGGTGCATCCATTACATAGGAGGAGCTTTTCGCTTACACCAATGGCCATTTTCTTGCCAACGAAGAATACCAGCTAAACAGAATGTATGTCCGATTCGATGTGGATGAGCTTTGCAATACTACTGCAACAGTCGGCGGAAAGTTTAGTCCGGTCACAGCTATTGACTAAATGAAAGGAGGTTTCAGCAAGGCTTTCTTGATGAGAGAGGAAAATGGATCCGAAGTGATAGCGAAAATTCCTTGTCATATTGCCGGCCCGCCTACCTTAACGATAGCTGGTGAAGTCGGCGCTCTCGAATACTGTACGTTGTATTGGTATAATTCTACTTCTAGTGGCTAATATCCTATAAAATAGTTAGAAAACACACTAGTATCCCCATCCCTCGTGTTCTTACCTGGTCTTCGAATAACTCGAATGCCATCGATGCAGAATATATCATCATTAGAGAAAGCCGCTTGTGTTCCACCACTTTAAGTTTAGGGTAGTATGGCCGAATTTGATTAGCTACAGTTAATTAGAAACTTGACCCAGATCGAGGCTCAATTATCAGCTATTCATTTCCCTGCTTATGGAGGACTGTATCTTCGAACGGATATAGAGTAACTAAACAAGCCCCTTGATGATGAACTTGATCGATCTTTCTGTATTGGACCTTCTTGTGATCGAGGATATAATCCTGATCCAAGTCTAGACTTTGATAAAGGACCTTGTGAGTCCCCTGCGTATTTTGATAGTTTATACACTAACTATTTATAGGGTATTCAATTTCAACCCTCGGGGTTTCTATTGCAAAGTGCGAAATGCTACGAATATTAAAGAACGGCCAGCAAGATTAAGCACTCTATTATAAAGGAGATATCgaagggcttagggcttagggcttaagccgatggtatggtacgtcaaattcccgcgctAGCTGGGCGATGttaggcttgttagcctgggagaaggctttgactgcaagctggatttgggtttccatttttttggttcggtctgacatcgtggtgtggtgaaaaataggtacaaaagtgatgataaattggaaattttgtgtttggtggggcgcaccaactacccaggatgggtggttgggcgcttggcacggttatgtTCGAGTTCGGCAATTAATTATCCATGACGGGGAAATCTTAAAAGTGGTGACTACACCCCATCTACTGAACAATTAATTATTGCTCTACATCGCTATCTCCAGCCGCGGAAAGCAAATCTCTTATCGAACAAGCGACTGCCTTTCGTTCCTTTCTGAAATAGAACTGACCGCTTTACATCTGCTCCTGGCCTCAGCACCAGCCGGCCAAAAAGGCACAACATTTGTCAGCGACCAAAAACCCACTATACTCGAACTCTGACAATTTCCCCGGGCCGTGGTTGCGACACGGACATAATACAAAACATCGGTTCTAGATTGCATGCCATAGGCCTAGAACTATTGTCCCTTCTCCCACCTCAGATTTCAGCCTGTCTTGAGCTTCCGACAACCAATCATAGCAGCAACGGATCTCGGATAATATCTTTGCCGAAATACGGATCAACTGATAAGCCAGCTAGCGCCGGTCGCACCTGGATAGGTATTCCTAatccctctcttcctttcgaCGACCCAATGGCCAATAACAGCCCCACCGATTATAAGAAACTCTTTttgcaggaagaagagagatggaagcaggctgaagagagacggaagcaggctgaagagagatggaagcaggctgaagagagacggaagcaggctgaagagagacggaagcaggctgaagagagacggaagcaggctgaagagcgtAATCGACAAACGACATTTGCAGAACTCCTACGCTTCTGCCATAGCTTACTTGCCCCACCATTGAGAGTCGAAACACTATCTCGCTCGACTACAGGGAACATACCTCTTCCCACCGGAAAATTCTGTCCGacacgactagcactatgGACCGATTGTTCATCTCGACAGCAAAAGATATATAGCTCTGTGTGTAACTACCTCCAGCCAACCGAGGAAGCCCGAGCACAATTGTTTACCCCCTTGAATGTGCTTAAGGAGAATGCTAGACGATTCGGTCTCCGCCCAATCAGTAGTGAACAAGATCTCGAGAACTACGAGCAAATCGCCGTGGAAGATCACGTCCGTGATATCATTGCAGAGCTATGCAAAATCGACGCTGCCCGAGACGAGTTCGGACTTGGAGACGGAATTCGGTTCGACCATCACACCAACTTTTTCAATCCACAAGGCGGTAGCGAAGCAAATGCAAACCAACCATCAGGCATACACAACCCCCGACCTGATCAGTCCTGTATCCACCGAGTCAACGGCAACACTGACACCCTCCTCACTACGGTCGAATACAAGCCGCCCCACAAGCTTTCTGTCGAAGCCCTTCGCGTGGGGCTTAGGGAAATGGATCTATGGAAATGCATGGTTAGAGCAAATAAAATCACTACGGATCACGcagaaaaattgaaatacAATGCAGAGCGGCTCGTCTGCTCCGCCATTGTCCAGCAATACCAcgtgatgatccaggaggGACTCGAGTACTCTTATGTAACGAATGGGGTCGCTCGTGTCCTTCTCCGCGTTCCATACGACGATCCTAGCACATTGTACTACTTTTTCTGTGATCCTAACAGCGAACAGAGTCCCCAAGAGCCGAAGACGTCTATCGCTAGGGTTCTGTGTCTGTATTTGATGGCGTTCCATTCCCCTGTTCGTGACCAGGAATGGAGAAATACTGTACGGTCGCGGCTCCATTTGTGGACAACGAGCTTCGACCACGCTCGTTCTCAGATTCCCAAGGAAGTCTTGCAGCAAATCGCTCCGCACTCCGACAGTACCAACTCAGAGTATGTGAGTCCAGAATCGAGTTCGGACTACCAACCATCGTCGCCTCCACTGGAATCTCCGACAGCGGGTCGCCGTATGCCCACGAGGTCTCAAGCCAGCTGTGCGCCCTCGGATGTGCGCCACCGGACGCAGTCGCCAGACTCGTCAGGCTCCGACTCGAATCAAGCGACGGGACGTAAACGAAGCTTCAGCCAGGTCAGATCTTCCCCTTCTGCGCAACGAGCGGCTCGTCAAATCGAGGCTGCGAAAGACAAAGGCAGCCATTCCAAACGCCATGATGCACAATTTTGCACCCAACGATGCTTATTCGGGTTGCAGACTGGAGGTATCCTAGACGACAGTTGCCCAAACATGAAGCTCCATCGTCGGGGCCAAGATGTCATGAAACATTCCATCACCTCGGAGGATTTAGTGGGGTTACTCAAAGCACAACTGGATGAAAACATTGATCGATGTACGCCCCTTGGAAATTGCGGGGCATACGGCGCGCCATTTAAACTCATTTGTGATAAATATGGCTATGTTGTCGTTGGGAAAGGGACCACGTCGGGTCATTGGAAAGAAGTCTCCCGCGAGGCGCAGGTATATCAAGTCCTGCGGAAGGCTCAAGCATCCGCTGTGCCTGTTTTCCTTGGTACAATCGACTTGAAAAAAATTTATTTTCTTCATGGGGCTGGAGAGATTCGTCACATGCTCGTTATGGGCTGGGGGGGCGAAAGCACAGCAACGATGGAGCTGACGCCGGGGCTTCTCAAACATATTAACAAATCGAATAAGGAAATCGAAGCTTTAGGAATCTTCCACGAAGATTTTCGGCGCGACAATATCCTTTGGAATGAAGAGCTCAGGCGGGCATTGATTATCGACTTTCATCGCTCTACATTGAAATGTCGGCCAGCTCCAAAGCGATCACGAGCAAAGACACGATTTTTGCGAACAGAGTCAGGCGATGTAAAGCGTTAACGTGTTCTCTGAGAGAATCGGTTGCATACagtctgttttttttaatgagAGATTGCATATTGCATGATAATAAGCGTTTCTACCACTAGCACTGCGCACTTTCAAAGCCTTCGCCAGAACAGACTCGTCTTTCACAATGCCATCTCCCTGATCCACGTCAGCATCGGTCGCCAGATTTCCGAAGAGATGTAGTCCTTAGCAGATTGCCCTTTTGCCCCTCCATTCCGTTCGCCCTCTCTTTCTCATGTTTAACATTCGCTTCCTTGTACCCAAGAACCCTCTCTCTTCATTTATTAGATTATTCGGCTGATTCGAGCAAGAGCAGAAATTTCAAGTCCCCGTAGGGTGTTGGCTATCACCCAAAAAATCTCGGTCGGCAAGTCTAGGATAGTGGCGTGTAACTTAGTGGCGTGTAGGTCATTATTAGTCTCTATAAGCCTTGGTGAATAAGCATAGCTTCTTGGAACTAACGACTATCAGATCATGATTGTTGGTGGTCAGTTCTATTTCGGAAAGGAACGAAAAGGCAGTCGCTTATTCGATAAGAGATTTGCTTTCCGCGGCTGGAGATAGCGATGTAGAGCAATAAAAAAATAGTTCCGTAGATGGGGTGTAGTCACGGCTTTGTAGATTTCCCCGTCATGGATAATTGATTGCCGAACTCGAACATAGGCATTGTCTTGCATAATCTAAATGGTCATTTACCGGCCCTTCGCTCCTAGGGCCCCACCTATAGGTTCCCGGGAGCTTAGGGGCTCCTGGGACTACCCGTGTTGTTCCTAGGAGCATCCATCCGGTTTCTAGGAGCTAGTATCAGGCTCCCGGAGACTGATGGTTCCTGGGGGAGACAACGTCA
Above is a genomic segment from Penicillium digitatum chromosome 3, complete sequence containing:
- a CDS encoding Protein kinase-like domain; this translates as MANNSPTDYKKLFLQEEERWKQAEERRKQAEERWKQAEERRKQAEERRKQAEERRKQAEERNRQTTFAELLRFCHSLLAPPLRVETLSRSTTGNIPLPTGKFCPTRLALWTDCSSRQQKIYSSVCNYLQPTEEARAQLFTPLNVLKENARRFGLRPISSEQDLENYEQIAVEDHVRDIIAELCKIDAARDEFGLGDGIRFDHHTNFFNPQGGSEANANQPSGIHNPRPDQSCIHRVNGNTDTLLTTVEYKPPHKLSVEALRVGLREMDLWKCMVRANKITTDHAEKLKYNAERLVCSAIVQQYHVMIQEGLEYSYVTNGVARVLLRVPYDDPSTLYYFFCDPNSEQSPQEPKTSIARVLCLYLMAFHSPVRDQEWRNTVRSRLHLWTTSFDHARSQIPKEVLQQIAPHSDSTNSEYVSPESSSDYQPSSPPLESPTAGRRMPTRSQASCAPSDVRHRTQSPDSSGSDSNQATGRKRSFSQVRSSPSAQRAARQIEAAKDKGSHSKRHDAQFCTQRCLFGLQTGGILDDSCPNMKLHRRGQDVMKHSITSEDLVGLLKAQLDENIDRCTPLGNCGAYGAPFKLICDKYGYVVVGKGTTSGHWKEVSREAQVYQVLRKAQASAVPVFLGTIDLKKIYFLHGAGEIRHMLVMGWGGESTATMELTPGLLKHINKSNKEIEALGIFHEDFRRDNILWNEELRRALIIDFHRSTLKCRPAPKRSRAKTRFLRTESGDVKR